The following are encoded in a window of Methanoregula sp. UBA64 genomic DNA:
- a CDS encoding 30S ribosomal protein S28e: MADDATPAEVIEVVGSTGMHGEAMQVKCRILDGNNKGRIITRNTVGPIREGDVIMLLETEREAKKLSRR, translated from the coding sequence ATGGCAGACGACGCAACGCCCGCTGAAGTCATCGAGGTCGTCGGTTCCACCGGCATGCACGGGGAAGCGATGCAGGTCAAATGCCGTATCCTTGATGGCAACAACAAGGGGCGCATTATCACCCGCAACACGGTCGGACCCATCCGGGAAGGAGACGTTATCATGCTCCTCGAGACCGAGCGCGAGGCAAAGAAACTGTCGAGAAGGTGA
- a CDS encoding nitrilase-related carbon-nitrogen hydrolase, which yields MRCCSVQTAGVWESPEKNLIQAEQRISEAARAGAGLVAFPEQHLTGWDPKSSQNCEEITGPAVTGLRRLAKNYSIAIIGSFREAAVPKPKNTVVAIGSEGELLAQYSKIHLFTPGHEDRAFSPGTGLATFSVRGARFGLAICYDLRFPELFRLYRSEGVHAVIVPAAWPENRIRYWELFIQSRAAENQMYVVGVNTTGTTPVDRYSGSSMTADPHGTIIARAGPGEELLFYDIDPAFAETVRQEFPVNDDRKDALYVSLMRGQHGPDSR from the coding sequence ATGCGATGCTGCAGCGTCCAGACCGCTGGTGTCTGGGAATCCCCGGAAAAAAACCTGATACAGGCAGAACAGCGTATTTCGGAGGCTGCCCGGGCAGGGGCCGGTCTTGTTGCATTTCCCGAACAGCACCTTACCGGCTGGGATCCGAAATCCTCACAGAACTGCGAGGAGATCACCGGCCCCGCGGTAACCGGCCTCCGGCGCCTGGCAAAGAACTATTCGATCGCCATAATCGGCTCGTTCCGCGAAGCGGCTGTACCAAAACCGAAAAATACGGTTGTCGCCATCGGAAGTGAGGGAGAACTCCTCGCACAGTACTCCAAGATCCATCTCTTCACGCCAGGCCACGAGGACCGGGCATTCTCTCCCGGCACCGGGCTGGCAACATTTTCCGTACGCGGAGCCCGGTTCGGCCTTGCCATCTGCTACGACCTCCGCTTCCCCGAGCTCTTCCGGCTGTACAGGAGCGAGGGAGTCCATGCGGTGATCGTTCCCGCTGCATGGCCGGAGAACCGGATACGGTACTGGGAGCTCTTCATCCAGTCGCGGGCAGCGGAGAACCAGATGTACGTTGTCGGGGTTAATACCACCGGGACCACCCCGGTTGACCGGTACAGCGGTTCGTCCATGACCGCCGATCCGCACGGGACTATCATTGCCCGGGCCGGGCCGGGGGAAGAACTCCTTTTCTACGATATCGACCCCGCCTTTGCAGAGACCGTGCGGCAGGAGTTCCCGGTAAACGACGACCGAAAGGATGCCCTGTATGTCTCCCTCATGAGAGGGCAGCACGGGCCGGACTCCCGATAA
- a CDS encoding 50S ribosomal protein L24e — translation MVEQHICSFCGAQLEPGTGKMFIKKDGTIFYFCSTKCQNNHKLGRVPRRVEWTAAGQKGTKKE, via the coding sequence TTGGTCGAACAGCACATCTGCAGTTTCTGCGGTGCACAGCTTGAGCCGGGCACCGGTAAGATGTTTATCAAGAAAGACGGCACGATCTTCTATTTCTGCAGCACCAAGTGCCAGAACAACCACAAGCTGGGCAGGGTGCCCCGCCGGGTTGAATGGACTGCGGCAGGACAGAAAGGCACAAAAAAGGAGTGA
- the rpl7ae gene encoding 50S ribosomal protein L7Ae, whose translation MAKGYVKTEAPEELQNKALEALEVARDTGKIKKGSNEATKAIERSAALLVLIGADVEPAEIVMHLAPLCDEKKIPYIFINKQNDIGAASGLDVGSAAAAIVKPGKAKEVIEDLAKQLVALKA comes from the coding sequence ATGGCAAAAGGCTACGTTAAAACCGAGGCTCCCGAGGAGCTCCAGAACAAGGCGCTTGAAGCCCTTGAAGTTGCAAGAGACACCGGAAAGATCAAGAAGGGTTCAAACGAGGCAACAAAAGCCATTGAACGCAGTGCCGCACTGCTCGTTTTAATCGGCGCTGACGTCGAACCCGCAGAGATCGTCATGCACCTTGCACCGCTGTGCGACGAAAAGAAGATCCCGTATATCTTCATCAACAAACAGAACGATATCGGTGCCGCAAGCGGCCTTGACGTCGGCTCTGCAGCAGCTGCAATCGTCAAGCCCGGCAAGGCAAAAGAAGTGATCGAGGATCTCGCAAAACAGCTGGTTGCCTTAAAGGCATAA
- the ndk gene encoding nucleoside-diphosphate kinase, whose protein sequence is MDRTFVMVKPDGVQRGLVGEIVTRLEAKGLKLVAARFEKLSDARVNEHYKEHLSKPFFPSMKSYIMGGPCFLMVWEGKNVVAIVRKVIGATNPQEAAPGTIRGDLGIDIGRNVIHASDSPESAAREIGIHFKPAEVFTYTRIDESVLYE, encoded by the coding sequence ATGGATCGCACCTTTGTGATGGTCAAGCCGGACGGGGTCCAGCGCGGCCTTGTCGGCGAGATCGTCACCCGGCTTGAGGCAAAAGGCCTCAAGCTCGTGGCAGCCAGGTTCGAGAAGCTGTCCGATGCACGGGTGAACGAGCATTACAAGGAACACTTGTCCAAACCGTTCTTCCCTTCGATGAAATCGTACATCATGGGAGGCCCGTGCTTCCTGATGGTCTGGGAAGGAAAGAACGTTGTCGCGATCGTGAGAAAGGTTATCGGTGCCACCAACCCGCAGGAAGCGGCACCCGGTACCATTCGCGGCGATCTCGGGATTGACATCGGCAGGAATGTGATCCATGCCTCCGATTCGCCCGAGAGTGCTGCACGCGAGATCGGCATTCATTTCAAACCCGCGGAAGTATTCACCTACACACGGATCGATGAATCCGTGCTGTATGAATGA
- a CDS encoding MarC family protein, whose protein sequence is MAGDMISFSLLCLSSILIIVNPLGATLTYISLTSTLETPVKMQIIRESCTIALIILVLVSVAGTIVLNVFGISLEAFRIAGGILLFGIGMEMVYAKTSRTKMTATEKYESQDSEDVAVMPLAIPMIAGPGAITTVIVLSNESAGIFSLPWLVILASVLVAVGITYLMMRNADYIIKKVGQRQYRVINRLLGMLLIAIAVQFVITGIKTAFPLMGGS, encoded by the coding sequence ATGGCCGGCGATATGATCAGTTTCTCCCTGCTGTGCCTTTCATCCATCCTCATTATCGTCAATCCCCTCGGGGCAACGCTTACCTACATCTCCCTGACGTCGACTCTTGAAACGCCGGTAAAGATGCAGATTATCCGTGAGTCCTGTACGATTGCGCTGATCATCCTTGTTCTGGTGAGTGTTGCCGGCACTATCGTTCTCAATGTATTCGGGATCTCTCTTGAGGCGTTCAGGATTGCCGGCGGGATCCTGCTCTTTGGGATCGGTATGGAGATGGTCTACGCAAAGACGTCCCGTACAAAAATGACGGCAACCGAAAAATACGAATCTCAGGACAGCGAGGACGTGGCAGTCATGCCTCTCGCGATCCCGATGATCGCCGGGCCCGGTGCCATCACCACCGTTATCGTGCTCTCGAACGAATCGGCAGGGATCTTTTCCCTCCCCTGGCTGGTTATCCTCGCGTCGGTCCTGGTTGCGGTGGGGATTACCTATTTGATGATGCGGAACGCAGACTATATTATAAAGAAGGTTGGCCAGCGGCAGTACCGGGTCATCAACCGGCTGCTGGGCATGCTGCTTATCGCCATTGCGGTGCAGTTCGTGATCACGGGGATCAAGACGGCATTCCCGCTGATGGGAGGTTCCTGA